atattcTTGTTCTCACTCGTTCATTTAATTATGCCTTCAAACTATGAAATTATCCTGAATTGAGCTTGAAAAACCCCACTGGACCATGAAAGATGATATAAAATAATTTCATATCTCCCATGCGAACTTAGAACTAAtaaatatatattatacatattccTCCTCCAAGTTAAAAAACTTACCAACATTTGTTATCAGAATGACGCTTTAAAATATTTGCTTAAAATTCGTGCCATCACTGACAATTTTCGTGCTTGAAAAACCCCATTGGACCATGAAAGATGATATAAAATAATTTCATATCTCCCATGTGAACTTAGAactaataaatacatattataTATATTCCTCCTCCAAGTTACAAAACTTACCAACATTTGTTATCAGAATTCcgttttaaattgtttgcttaAAATTCGTGCCATCACTGACAATTTGCTTAAAATATTCGTGCTTTTAAATATTTTCAACATGATTTCGCTCATTTCTGTAATTCGTACGACAGTTTTTGATTAGTTAGGAATCTTCATAATACTTATAAGATAGTTTGAAGAAGGGTCCATCACTGACTTAACCAAAATATCTATATTGGAAAAATTCAATTTAAGCTTCCAAGCTTCCAATCTATTCGTAACCTTCGTAAAAGATTCAATAGATTCATCACTTTTAAGTCTATCCCATCGAATAATAATACCTAAAAAAATTATATGCCTCTCACTTAATTTCATTTGCCTCTACACAAGATTTTGCCAAcctttttgaaaattttctagAAAAAACCACAAAAGATTTATAATTATTAATAGATTGACCAGAGCATTGAGAAAACATGTCCAGAGCATTGAGAAAACATGTCCATAATTTTTTTGATCCCTTTAACATTATGCAAACTTGCTTCCAAAAAAATCAGGCTATCATCGGCATAAAAACTATGTGTTACCATTGGAACTCCTTTACAAACTATCAATCCCTTAATAATATTATTGTTTaccaaatttattttttaatcccaTGGTTTATTAATTTGCTGAGAATCTCTAGATACGTTATGAAAATATATATGGACACAGGGTCTCTTTGTATGATACACCTAAAGAGAAAAAATCTCTTACTAGGACCACATACGACCCGAGAACGGATTCCCCACCGGCAGGGGATAGAAAACGGCCGTCTCGAGGCGCGTCACGACCTACACACCCGTTAGTAGGTTAGCTAAGTTTCTCAAATTTGAACAAATGATTAGAACGGGAGTTAATAAGTCTCAATTAGTTATTGATGTTAAAATGTTTGTATGAATCTACATACATGGCACACAGAAGCATAAACATCGGTTTCAGTAGTTTAAAAATCACAATATGATCATAGTCAGACTATATTCTTCTTCGTTCTGGAAAAACGTCTTTTGATTCTCTCTTTTCTGAAATCCTCTTTAACTGAAGAAATCGAAGCTCTAATATGCATGCACAAAAAGAAGTTCTAGAAGCTTTAGATCAAGTCAGATTGTCCGAATTTGAAATCAGTGCAGTGGCTTCTAGATTCCACACTGAGGGACAGGCCCTGACGCGAAGGACGAGAACGAGTGGAATCTATATGTTCCAATTTCTGGCCTTTACCAATTTCTTCACTAAACCAAGTAATTTCAAGCCCAGTAACTTTCCCGGAATCACCAGTCGAAGTAATACATACTTTTCACTAATTGATCCAAACAGAGCTTAACCCAGAGCAATATAAGTTTTGAAATAAAATCACACTCAAAAGGAATCAGTTTTTTACCGGAAGGAATGAAAGATTTCACTAGTCAGAAggataaaatcaaaaattaatgtATCTTTGGCAAAAACATTTATCTCTGAGAAATAGATCTAGGAAGATAAATTTTTGTTAGCCAAAATCTTAAAGATAATCTTGTAACAAAAGTTACACAGACTATTAGGACGAAAATTCTTTATATGAGGGGGATTTTGAGTTTTGGGAATCAAGGTTATACAAGTATTGTCGGTGTCAAGATTGAAGATATCATGACATAAGAATTCCCTAACAATTTTTAAAACAGAAGGCCCAATAATATGCCAAAAAAAAGGATTAAAGCCCATCCTGCCACGAATCTTTAAGAAAGCATTGATATAATCCAAAACTTCCTTATCGGTAACTGGTCGAGTAAAAAATTTATTATCCTTTTTACTAATAACACAAGGAATATGTTTATTAAAATCTCAAGAAGAAATGTCGGAATTATTAAAAGAATAAAACTGCTTGAAGACTTAGTGATGAGATTGCAAGGTCTTCTTCTTTAACGATCCAATTTTCATCGTCATCTTGAAGACAAGTAATTATACTCCGGCGTCTACAAACTAAAGTGGATAAGCgaaagaatttggtttttaggTTACCGTGCTTGAGCAATTGGATATGGCACTTTTGAACATACACATCCAGGAGTAGATTTTCGATTTTTAGAAGTCAAAAAACAAAAAGTTCATTTGAGTATAAAATTTCAGTATGACTTCCGGGAAAACAAAAATTCACTTTTTTGTGAAGCAAAGCATGTTTAAATACCAGAAATCATTCTAAATTGTGTACCTGAACCAACTTCTGATTTTTCTGTTTTCAGAAGTCAAAAAGCGACTTCCAGAGGGACATCCAAACTTTTCTAGGTACACCCTAACACAATCAGCATCActagcctttttttttttttttccaaataagGGTTTTTAGCAAAAGAATCCCGAGCCTTACAACCCAGTAGGTATCAACTGTGAATGCACCCAAACACACTCTTGCTCCAAATTCTAGCTTCCAAAGCATTTTGGATGTTACAACTTGTTTATAGCCAAAACACCACCCACCCCCAAAAACAAAGGATTGGGTGCAATACTAAATTGTGTATTATTACTCCAAGTGAAAACAGCCTAGTGTACTTCCAACTTTGATTCTGAAAGACAAGAAGCTGCTTTGATTTTCTACAGGAGAGGAAACCAAAAATAAGGAACGCATTTTCGCTATTAATGTTGGAGTTTCGATAGAAATTGAAGGTCTCTGAGCTGTGAGACCTGTTTCCCCTCTCTCAATTTCAGATTTACAGACTTCTCCATCTCTCTCTTCCTCTTCCCATGGCGATTTTTCAAAAAGGTAAGAATTTTAATCAAAGTTTATAGTTTGCCCTAGTTGCTTCAGAGTTTCATTTTCAAAGACCCCTCACTTTCGCTCTAGATTAGGGTATTATCACACTGTCTGTTTTTCATGGATGAAAAAGTAGCACTAGCAGCGTCAGTTGATATAAACCTTATGAAGAGAACTGAAAGAAGACGCCCTCCATTAACACTGACAGCACCATGGCTTGTAATCCCTTATGGAAAAGGTAGTCAAAATCATGCTTTTTATAATATCTGTGAACCTCATGAGAAAAGCACTAGAAAATCCATACCTGAGttgattgcaaaaatattttggcAGAAACCTTGTCATCAAGGTTGGTTAATTGTTCTATGTGACAATAGTGGATATGATTACACCCCTGATTATGAATTTGGCGATTGTTTTCTTTGGAATCCTGCAACTTTGGAGACCATTCAGTTACCTTCTTTGCAGCACTGGTTGGAATCCTCATCTGTCTCTATTCATGATTGTGTTTTGTCATCTCCTCCTGAAGATGGTGATTCAATGATTTTGTTCCTGTTCTCATCTGACCATAAAAGTGCTGATCATGTCTTTTTACATTGTCGTCCGGGGGATAAGCAATGGAGAATAAAAAAGTTGGCTTTAGACATTATACCCACATGGGAAAATGGTATCTCTTCATTGTTTTAAAGGTAAGCTGTATGTAATGTGCTTTGAAGATCAGCACTTTGAGATCGATAAACAGAAACTTGGGAATAAGGATGATGGCATTACACAACTTCCTATGAAGATGCTTCAAGTACCTATGGTTGTTACTTATCAGTTAGTAGGAGGATGGGAGACATGTTCTCTGAGATATTATTTTGTGGGAACGTCCGAAGACCTCTTTTATGTTACTATACGTTACAATCAAAGGGCACAGAATAAGGTAGTCATCCAAATAGCTGTGATGAAGTTGGATTTTTCTGCAATGCAGTAGGATGTGGTGAATTGTTTAGGTGATCATGTTCTATTTATTGGTAGCAGCACCACAGCTTGTTGTTCTGCAGCCGAGGTGGGCCTTGAAAGGGGTTGTTTATATTATACACTTCCTGAGGATCAGAGTCTGTACAAATTTGAAGTCGAGAGTACCGCTAATTCAGTTATCTTGCCGTGTTTAAAGCTGCCAACACCATGGTTCTATCCAAATTGGATTATGGTGCCTAATGGacgaaaaagagagaaagaaatggTGGGTGGAGATGGATCAAAGAAGAGCATAATGAAGGGAGTGAATGGGAAACAAGGAGGAGAAGACTATGGAGGAGATTTAGAGAAAGCATGTCCGTGGGATATCCTTCTCGAGGAAATGGTGGAGTCTATAGCAAGTTATCTTCATCGATTGGATTGCATCCATTTTCGTGCAGTCTGTCAAATCGAGCAATAATTCCCATGGAAAAGGTTAGATCGTCTTCTACTTCTAGAAGCACACATATATCTCCATGGCTGATGTTTTCCAGAGATCATAGTCGCACCACCTTCAACTTTATAAACCCGATGCATGAAAATGAGAACTACCTCATGAACCACTCTGATCTAGTAGGTGCTACAGTTCGTTTTCAAAAGGGAGGTTGGCTATTGATGTCTGTTCCAAGTCAAGAGACTTTATCATTCTTTTACAATCCCTTCACAAGAGAGGCCATCAAACTTCCAGAATTGCCATTTGATTATAGCTTTTCAGGTATCTCATTCTCATCCTTACCAACTTCATTGGACTGTGTAGTTTTCAGCATCGAAGCAAAGGGAGGCGACGAAGTCGCTGTCTGCTTCATAAGAAAGGGAGAAGCATTTTGGAGTGAGTATGTCTTTCCTAATACTGATCGTGATAAGTACTTCCCACTACTTAACACTCCAGTTTTCTGCAAAGGGGTTTTCTACTGCCTAGATTATAACGGAACTTTAGGAGTATTTAACATAGAGGATAATAGTTGGAAAGTTCTTGAGAAACCTCATCCACAATTTAGTGCTGTATATCCAAACTTCTTGGTGGAGTGTGGAGGAGAGCTTTTATCAGTGAAATTAGGACGTCATGAAACTTTGTTTGGAGTTTTTAAGTTGGATTTCTCCAAGATGGATTGGGTTAGAGTTGAAAATCTAGGAAAGTACATGTTGTTCATCAGCTACATCTCATGTTTCTCAGCGATTGCTCCAAATAGTCGCATGAGTAACAGAATTTATTTCCCTAGATTATGTCTGAATGGCGACGGTGTTTTAGTCTATTCTCTTGAAACAGGCAATTATCAATCTTCTGGAGAACAGCATTCTGCGATCAACTTTTATGATACAGAGGGCTGGTTCTCAAACTGCACTTATATTGAACCAAATTGGTTGAAGTCTAAACCGCAAGAGCTTGATTGGGTTCAGCCTCCTTCGTAAAAATGTACTGGTTTCTGCTGTTATTAGTTTATATATAGTTCTTAATTTGTTGTTGGCTCAGATTCTAGTATGGATTGGGAGGCTTTTAAGAGTTCAAGGAGCCTTGAGACCAGCTACTTTCTATCACAATAGATCAGGTTTTCTTTGCGAGTTCCCACAGCGCCACCTGGAGAGTTGATGTTTGTCCGCTACACCGGATTCTCACCAGTTGCTCTAAATAGTCGATAACTCTACCCTAGTTTAGCTGATTTGTATTTTCTAGTCCTTGTTTAGATGATTTGTTTTTTCTTACTGGTTTAACCAGTGCTGCGATAGATTCATTAAGATTTAAGAGCTGATTGCCACGATGCATAGTGTATAAAACTAACAAAAGGAATCAAAAAGACAAAAACTAAAGTGCAGAATTCACCAATAAAAACAGGAGCTAGTAAGAGCAGCCACAACGAGGATGACTAAAGCTAAATATACCAATTTAAAACCTCGCACTGGGTACCAAAGGTAAATTTATGTTTTATTAGTTGGTACTCTGCTTACTTTGTCCATTTTCAGTGTACATTTTGTCACTTGTAGTGATAGCTTATTGAGATCTTCAGAATCTAGCGGTTATCCTAATCGCGAGAAGCGACATCACTTGCCACaactgttttctttgttttttatgtAAGATTCTTATGACTTATCAGATGTGGTAAAACAAACATTTCTGTGTATAGAAATTTGTAATGAGTTGAATATTTTCTGAAAGAATATTCTTTCTTGTTTGGGAGTGAGTCAATAGCACAACATATTACAGTCTGGGGTTTGTGTTGTTTTACACCCTTGAAGTGTCAGCTGTACATCCATAGAAGCCAACGATGATAATTGCCTTTTCCAGTTTCATTTACAATCAGTAAGTAACAATGGATAGTTTTTTCCTTCTTGAAAGCTCACTAAGTTGCATTTGCAGATTTTTCATACCATCTGTTTTCTATCTAACTTTATCTTGCATTTCAGAATTCACTTGTCAGCTGCTAGCTCGCAATTTGTCAGCCTAAGCAGTAATTGCAGGTATTTATTCTTCTAAAGTAAACCCTGGATACAGTTTATTTAGCATTCTATTACTTTTGTATTCTGGGAATCGCCTTTAAGGTTGCGTTTTTTACCCCAATATTGCCCAGATATCGCAAAGTAAACCCTGGATACAGTTTTTGTTCATCCATCAATGATCGAGATGTTGGATGCTGCTGCAGAGGATGCAATTGAACAGAAAAGCTGGTACCTTCCCATTTTATTACCTCTGTTCTTATTTTGTCTCATTTCCCCACATGTTAAACTACTATTTCTAAATTTCTATTAAATCTGCATTTGATAATCTTCTGTGTTGTTGGAATCGTCTTTAAGGCTGTGTTTGTTTACCTCAATGTAGTTCAGATATCCCGAAATACAGTTTTTCTTCATCCATCAGGAATTGGGAAGTTGGATGCCGCTGCAGTGAATGCTGTTGAACGTAAAGCTGGTACCTTCTCATTTAATATCATTGGTCTTCTTTATCTCACGTTTCCACATGTTAATCTGTCTATTTCTAAAGTTCTATAAAATCTTAGGGAGCATTAGTGAAGCTATATATTGTTCTGCTTCTCTGATGATACAATACTTATAACGGGATTTATTCTCTCTCAGTTTTACCTCCATTTGTTGGTTCTCAAGATGCTTCAATGCTTTTGCCACTTTGTCCACCTGTTCAAAGAGCCCTTAAGGTGTGCTTCTAAACTTTTGGATAGATTTGTGGTAATCAGTAGTGCTATCAAATATAAATATATTGACTCTCAAAATCTTGCTTTACTGGCTACGAACACAATCATTTTGCAGGATTCAAGCGTGTTGAGCAATGTATTTATCAAAATAGAGTTATGTTCCGAGGTTTAAGGAACTGCAAGGTAGTTATCTGCTTCTGTTTTAACCCCTTGTTATTTGGTGAAATTATCATAAGAGACTATAGACAGATCTCCCAGAAACGACTGGGAGCTCATAGTAGTTAAATGGAAGATCATTATCCGCATTGATGATCTCATGCCCTCTATATCTGGATAAAATTAAGAGTTTTGTTAAGTGATAACCACAAAGATGATCCAATGACCTTATTGCATACCTAATTCATATGCAAGAGCAATAATTGTTTCTGAACAGCTATAAACCATCTGAGGTTCTGTGTAACATCGTGTAATATGTTTTGCGTTTGTTTATGTTCCCTCGTCTGAGTTCTGACTCGTGCAGTTCTTTCATGCACCACAACTGTAGGATATCTTTGATCGAATGGAGAAGCAAACAGAACCTTCATTCTTTCAATATCTGCTGGTCCAGGGAAGATTAAGGAGTACCATGTAGTGAATCAAGAAGCTACAAGGTCACCATGATTCTGGCACTTATAGTCAGGTTAAATGAAGTTTTGATGACAGTATTGGTGCTAAACCTGGCACTGAGGTAGGATCATACATGAAAAAGGAAAATCCAGCACAAATACTAAGGCATCTTCATCTGAAAGTGTTCCTGATAACCTGGAAAACCTTCCCTCTAAAGCTAATGAAAAGAACCAGAAGAAAGACATCTAAAGCTAATGAAAAGAACCAGAAGAAAGACAAGGAAGCTAAGCTGGAAACTCAGTAGCCTTATGAAAGATAAGTTATTACATTGTTTTCTCTTACCAAGTTTCAAGGTATGAGTTCCATATTTTAGAAATGAAAAAAGAATCTCGCTTGCCTAGCTAATAAATCAGCTGGCTTATTAAGTAACCTACTAATAGAACTACAGTTCCAATTTGGTAAACGTCTTAAGATAGCTTTAGCATCTTGAATGATACTATGATTTTGCCAGGAAAGATCGGATATATCATGATTGACTGCCTTCACTACTGATTTTGTGTCAAGCTGAAAACATACGAGATAGAGCTCTTGCCCATTTCACTGCGTCTAGTAAGCCGTCACATTCAGCATGCTCTGCATTCAGACATCCAGGTGCATACTTGCATCTTATTAACCTGCAAAGTCCCTCGAAATTAGTCCCTAGGCGTACTGATGGATTCTCTGGGATGTTCTGTAGGAAATGCTGATATTTTAGCTGGTGATCTTGTTTCAGATGTGCAACATTGTTGGAGACACCAATTTCTCCCAAGAGGTATGAGTTCAAACTTTTTAAGGTTGATTCGAAAATTTGAAGGGGATAGAAAAGCCTCAGTTCAGACCTATTGGTCTGAGCAATTTTTGCTTCAAAATGAAGGTGGGCTGGTAGAGTAGGCTAGAAGTGGCGAATAAAACTTTATTATTGAAACTCTTGTCGACCATTTCAAAATTCTGAGCATGATTGGGCGAAATTCATAATGGTTGGGACTGTGGATCCTTAGAGAATCCTTCCCAAAGGTCAGTTGGGATAAATCTGTGTGGAAGAATTGTGTTCATGTTACTAGGTGCTCAAGTCTCTCTTCCTGTTCTAAAATGGGATGTTTgcaattttttactttttttaccTTCTTGTGGATCTTGTACAGCTCTAATAATATTTCTCCATTTCtacccaaaaataataaataataaaatcctGGAAAAGCTGTGGACAGAAAGAAAAAATCACTATGGAAAAGAATGTTGTATTGAAGTGTACTAATTACTACGAGTACTTCATGGAGCTCgcatttatatttttattttactctTTCGTAAGATCAATATACTTGAGGGAGAATATTTGTGGGGTTCGCCAGGGAAAAAAAGAGTGGAATGTAAGGTATTCAAAGCTAACCAATGAAGTTCCCTGTTTAACTGAGCTTGGAGATATGCAACACAACAAGGCAAGCATTCTTGAAGAAGGTGATTCAACATTCAAGTAAAAATCTGAGGGCCAAGCTCGAAGACATCGACCCAAGAGTAGACAACAAACCTAACAGCAAAATGTGTGAAAAGGAATCCTCAAGACTAAATACATATttgaaaaacattgcaagatgatagTGGGAATATTGGTGCAAGCTTGCACGAACGACATTTCTTTATTTAGAGAGCTGCCAATTTAAGAAAGAGTATCCATCTCTAATTTCAGTTGTGCAGTTCCCTTGCCGAGCGACTAGTTAGGATAATCTCTCTAACTAATGCATCCAACAAAGGCGCCTAACCAGCGGTAGAAATCCTCTACTTCAATTTTACCAAGCTTCTTTTGTGCATCTTCTGAAGATGTATAAATTTTGGGGGACCAAATAGAGACAACTCGTCTTTCAGAACATTTTTTCCCTTTCCCTCTTAAAGATGCCCTGGCCCAagtacaagcaaaagatgaacgattttttggggaccatggc
This genomic stretch from Papaver somniferum cultivar HN1 chromosome 5, ASM357369v1, whole genome shotgun sequence harbors:
- the LOC113282109 gene encoding F-box/kelch-repeat protein At1g57790-like, producing MSVGYPSRGNGGVYSKLSSSIGLHPFSCSLSNRAIIPMEKVRSSSTSRSTHISPWLMFSRDHSRTTFNFINPMHENENYLMNHSDLVGATVRFQKGGWLLMSVPSQETLSFFYNPFTREAIKLPELPFDYSFSGISFSSLPTSLDCVVFSIEAKGGDEVAVCFIRKGEAFWSEYVFPNTDRDKYFPLLNTPVFCKGVFYCLDYNGTLGVFNIEDNSWKVLEKPHPQFSAVYPNFLVECGGELLSVKLGRHETLFGVFKLDFSKMDWVRVENLGKYMLFISYISCFSAIAPNSRMSNRIYFPRLCLNGDGVLVYSLETGNYQSSGEQHSAINFYDTEGWFSNCTYIEPNWLKSKPQELDWVQPPS